The DNA window TCCCTCCCGGGCGATATCCTTCAGGCGTAAAGACCATATTAATTACGTCGCCCAACCGGTCAAATCACTTTTGTAAAAATTGAGAACTATTTCCGGAGAAAATTGGAAGAAAACAAAAGAATTTTTCGAAGTTTTTCAAAAGAAATTCCAGAAAAGGATTCATGATTTCACTTAAAGATCCGATGCAATTTTGCTTTAAGGATTAATAATTTATTTCAAGACCAAAACCTAAAAGGTTTTACAAGAGCCTTTTAAACAATCTCAGTCATTTTATTTTTTATAATAAGAAGAGAAGAATAGCCCATTCATTCAATACGGATCTTTATTTTCTTTCTACACTTAATATATATTATTTTGGAAGAAGTGTATGAGTTTGATTCGATTTCTTATCTATCCGATATTTTTTTTAGGAACATCCTGTTCCTATTTTTTATTTGTACATTTAGGCATGGAGCCATTATACTCCAGCTTCATTTGTTTTGTACTATTAGCATCTTTCGTTTTCTATTTAGAGAAAAAGTTGCCTTATGAGCCGGATTGGAATCGAAATCTAGGAGATCTTTCTGCAGATATAATTCATAATCTTGTGAATTTCCTTCTGATATTCTTAACTTATAAGATTATAGAAATCCTTAACTTCAAAATTTCAATTCCTTCTATTTGGCCAAGTAAACTTCCCTATTTTTTGCAGGTGATTATTGCAGGGATATTCATTGATCTAGGAATGTATTGGATCCATAGACTTAGTCATTCTATTCCTTTTTTATGGAGACTTCATTCAGTTCATCATAGTTCGGAAAGACTGTATTGGTTAAATGGAGAAAAAAGACATCCTATCCATGCAATGCTGGAAGGAACTCCTGGAGTCCTATTAGTGTTTCTTTTAGGAGCTTCTTCAGAAGTGGTTTTGGGATGGTTGAGTATTTTAAGTTTTCATCTAATGTTCCAGCACGGGAATATAAACTATAGTGCTGGATTTTTGAAATCTATCTTCTCTGTTGCAGAACTTCACCGTTGGCATCATAGGAAAAAATACAGAGAAACTCAGGTGAATTACGGCGCCGTATTTTCTTTTTGGGATAGTTTGTTTGGAAGTTCTTTAGGTGGAGAAGGTTTCACAAAAGGTGCAGAAGTCGGATTAGAAAGAGAAACTAGTTTTCCGAAAGATTATTTGGGACAACTTACGGAGCCTTTCCGTTAAATCTTTTTATCACGCAAAGGCGCAAAGAAAAGAAGGTCTTTTCTTTCTTAAGATTCTATCTTTTGTCCCTTTGTGATCTCTGTGTGCTCCGTGCGAATTTTTTGGGTTTCGCACAGAGGTCACGAAGAACACAGAGAAATTCAAGTTTACTAAACTGCGGCAGTGATGCGCAGACCTTTAGTCCCGGCTTGGCCGGGATGAGCGCGGCTGCGCGAAGTCGAAGCAGCACGGTTCGAGCGAAGCGAGAAGCCGCCCTAACCCTTTTGAAAGTTGCAAAAAAGTTTCGATTTTAAAAGAAAAAGGAAATCGAATTTAAAATTCGGAATTTCAAGTTTCTTGCAAATGGAGACGGGTGTAAAATTTTATCTTTAGATGAGTTCGTATTTTTCTCCAGGAGAATCGGAACAGTCCGGAATGATCCTCGGTCTGCCCAAGGCAAAAAAAGGAGCGAGGGCATTGGTAGTTGCTGGCGGAGGAATGAAAGGTTCCTTTGCAGGCGGAGCATTGTATGCGATCAACCAGGCTGTACCTTCTACATACTTCGATCTAATTTTGGGAGTTTCTTCCGGTTCCTGTGCAGCAGCATATTACACCACAGGTTACGAAACAGACCATGCACATGGTTTGAAGATCCTGGATATTTGGAGAAAAGAACTTACCGGCAGCCAATTGATCTCATTCCTAAATCCTTTCCGGGGAAAAACTTTTTTAGACCAAGAATACTTAATAGATTATTTATTCGGGACAAAGTACAGACTTCCTTCCGAATATTTGGAGAAGAAGGAAACTTCTCCTTTTTATGTGGTGGTTACGAATCTTGCAAAAGCAAGAGCAGAATATGTGAAGGCCACTGCTTCTAATGTTTTGAATTTGTTAAAGGCAGCAACTTCTTTGCCTATCGCTACCCGAGGAAAATGGAAATTAGGCGGGCAATATTATGGAGACGGAGGAATTTCCGATCCGATCCCTGTGGAGTCTGTTATCCAAGCAGGTTATAAGGATATTACGGTCGTACTAAATAGTCCCGAGGATGAATTTTCCGATCCGATCCCCGGTTTCCAAGGTTGGCTTTCTTATCCTTCTAATAAAAAACTTTCTCATATGATCACCAAAGTGCATCATACTATGTACAATCGTGCGGTTCGGATCATCCATTCTCCACCCAAAGGAGTGAAGATCAGAGTGATCTCTCCGGAAGAATCCGAATTGAGCATGGTCACCACAAGTTCCAAACTTTTAAATCGTTCAGTTAGCAAAGGTATGGAAGCGGGACAAAGATTGGTCGCGAACATGATCGCTGAAATTTCAGGACTCAAAAACAAATCCAAACTTTTGAGAAAACTTTTTATTCCAACGATCCGGCCAGAAGACGGTCAAAGCTGATCTTTAAGCGGCTTCTGAAAATCTGATCTTCTTTAGATCCTCCTTTCTTCTTAATTCGGAAATTGCAAAGTAATACGCTTTTCGAACGGAATGTTCGCTGAGCCCCAAATACCATCCTATCTTTTTGAAACTTTTTTCTTCCGTTACAGATCCGCATATTTCACGTATTTGTTTTCTCGAAATTTTCCATCTTTCTGAATTTTCAAAATGATGGATTTGCATGTTTTGGTAGAGTCTGGAAAGTTTTTCGTTTAATTCTTTTTTCCTAAGCCAGGATTTTCTTTCCTCGTCTATATCTTTTGCAAAATAATCCCTGAGCTTTAGTCTTTTCTTTTTGAGTTTAGAATAGAATAATCTGGATTCTTTTAAACTCAAAGGGATCCTATGTTTTAATTTTAAGATAAGAGAAGCAACCGGATCCATTTCAGAAAGAATATTTCTGACTAAACGTGTAGTTTCCTGAGTCTGGCTTAATATCTCTTTTGTGAATTCGGATCTTGGATCATAAAATCTTTCGAACCCATCGGATACAATTTCACTTCTATGAAGTCGGATCTCTTTTCTTCTCTGGTTCAATATTAGATTTTTAGTATATGTTGTGAAAAATGCAGGAAAATTGGAATATCCTCTTTCCTTGAATAGATGTAATACTTCCTCTGCGTCCAAAACCAGTTTTAGGACGATCTCGGAACAGGAATCTTCATCCAAACGATATTTTCCTCTGGCGAGTGCCCAAGCCCAGATCCACGCTTCTTTTAGGAAATTTTCGGGATTTCCTTCTCTAAAATAAAATTCGACGGAAGAGATAAGTCTTTTGTCTTTTTCGGATATTTTTTCCATGATCGGATTTCGAAATAGAAGATCCGATCTTCTATAAATATAAAAATGGAACCGTTCGTCTTAAGTCCTAAATCAGCAACTAAGACGAACTTTTTTAGATTTTTTTAATTGGCGATGCCTACCGTAAGGTTCGCGATATATCCTCCGGTAGAAATATCCTCGGTAATTGTGCACAATTCCAAACTTAGATCCGAGATAGAGTTATTAAATATATTATCATAACAATTTCCTGGAACGGAAGTGTTTTGACCATGGGCCGAATAGAAAGAAGTAGTATATACGGTTTTTGTAATATCTTCCGGGAAAGCGATCTGAGAAGTTGCAACGAGCCCATTATTCAGATAGACTTGAAAATGGATATGGGTTACTCTTCCCGAATACCAACCTGGATAGATCGTTGTAAAATTTACGATCCCTGAACTATCAGTGAGCTGAATTCCTCTGCAGAATGTTTCCCCAACGTAGTTTTTGGTACCCAAGTATCCGGATTCATTATATCCCGAATAGTAGCCGTCCTTATCACAATGCCAAACATCCACTCTTGCGTTCGAGATAGGATTACAATTATCGTTTATATTTTGGATCGTTAATACAAGACTCAAAGGAATTCCAGTTTTTCCTTCCGTAATATCTTGGCGGAAATAAGAAGAATTAGAACTCAGATCCAAAGGATAAGGACCTTCCGTTTCTCTTGGGATCAATGCACATACGGAAGAGCTGGAAACATCTGCCACATTGCAGGAAGAAGAATCCAGAATTCCTTGCAATAGTCCCAGATTAGCTGTGGAATTATCCTTTTGAGAATTACAGGAACTTGTAAGTCCCGTAAAAACGGCGCCAGATACGAATATACTTTTCAGAAAATCTTTTCTTTTCAATACAAACTCCATATTCTCCCCAATTCGAATGAGAGAATGATCTAGATATTTTTTGCATCTAGTTAAACCCGATCATGGAAGAAAGTTCCCGAGAAAAGATGGAAGAAAGTTTTTCACAAAATAAAAAACATATTCTTCGGATAATAATGTCCCTTAAGGATGAAAAATCCAAAATGAAAC is part of the Leptospira andrefontaineae genome and encodes:
- a CDS encoding sterol desaturase family protein, translated to MSLIRFLIYPIFFLGTSCSYFLFVHLGMEPLYSSFICFVLLASFVFYLEKKLPYEPDWNRNLGDLSADIIHNLVNFLLIFLTYKIIEILNFKISIPSIWPSKLPYFLQVIIAGIFIDLGMYWIHRLSHSIPFLWRLHSVHHSSERLYWLNGEKRHPIHAMLEGTPGVLLVFLLGASSEVVLGWLSILSFHLMFQHGNINYSAGFLKSIFSVAELHRWHHRKKYRETQVNYGAVFSFWDSLFGSSLGGEGFTKGAEVGLERETSFPKDYLGQLTEPFR
- a CDS encoding RNA polymerase subunit sigma-70; this encodes MEKISEKDKRLISSVEFYFREGNPENFLKEAWIWAWALARGKYRLDEDSCSEIVLKLVLDAEEVLHLFKERGYSNFPAFFTTYTKNLILNQRRKEIRLHRSEIVSDGFERFYDPRSEFTKEILSQTQETTRLVRNILSEMDPVASLILKLKHRIPLSLKESRLFYSKLKKKRLKLRDYFAKDIDEERKSWLRKKELNEKLSRLYQNMQIHHFENSERWKISRKQIREICGSVTEEKSFKKIGWYLGLSEHSVRKAYYFAISELRRKEDLKKIRFSEAA
- a CDS encoding intradiol ring-cleavage dioxygenase, which produces MKRKDFLKSIFVSGAVFTGLTSSCNSQKDNSTANLGLLQGILDSSSCNVADVSSSSVCALIPRETEGPYPLDLSSNSSYFRQDITEGKTGIPLSLVLTIQNINDNCNPISNARVDVWHCDKDGYYSGYNESGYLGTKNYVGETFCRGIQLTDSSGIVNFTTIYPGWYSGRVTHIHFQVYLNNGLVATSQIAFPEDITKTVYTTSFYSAHGQNTSVPGNCYDNIFNNSISDLSLELCTITEDISTGGYIANLTVGIAN
- a CDS encoding patatin-like phospholipase family protein, with the protein product MSSYFSPGESEQSGMILGLPKAKKGARALVVAGGGMKGSFAGGALYAINQAVPSTYFDLILGVSSGSCAAAYYTTGYETDHAHGLKILDIWRKELTGSQLISFLNPFRGKTFLDQEYLIDYLFGTKYRLPSEYLEKKETSPFYVVVTNLAKARAEYVKATASNVLNLLKAATSLPIATRGKWKLGGQYYGDGGISDPIPVESVIQAGYKDITVVLNSPEDEFSDPIPGFQGWLSYPSNKKLSHMITKVHHTMYNRAVRIIHSPPKGVKIRVISPEESELSMVTTSSKLLNRSVSKGMEAGQRLVANMIAEISGLKNKSKLLRKLFIPTIRPEDGQS